In the Urocitellus parryii isolate mUroPar1 chromosome 1, mUroPar1.hap1, whole genome shotgun sequence genome, AAGAAAGGAGGATCTTGAATCCTTGGGAAAAGTAGATCCTGTGTGCTCCAGCAAGGTTGACACAGTGTCCCCAAAGGAGGATCCTGGGTCTTTGAGAAAGGTGGATCCTGTTTCCTCAGGCAAAGTGGATCCCATGTTCCCCAAAAAGGAGGAGCCTGAGTGTCATAGAAAAGAGCACCTTGTGTCCTCAGAAAAGGTGGGCTCTGCATCCACAGAAAAGATAGATCCTGGGCCCTCAGGCAAGGTGAATCCTGTATCCTTGAGAAGCACGGATCCCACACCCACAGAAAAACCAGATCCTGGGCTCTTGGGAAAGCTGACTCCAGGGGTATCAGGCAAGACTGAGCCTGTATTCTCTGGAATAGGGACTCCTGGGTCCTTGGGAAGGGTGGATCCTACATGCTCAGGGATGGCAGATCCTGCATCTGTGGAAAATGCAGAAATGGTGTCCTTGGCAAAAGAGGACCCTCAGTTCCTGGCAAAGACAGACCCTGCCTCCTCAGGGGAGGGGCATCCTGTGTCTGTGAGAATGACAAAAACAGTGTCTGCTGGCCCAGTGGATCCCATGTTTTCCGGAAAAATAGATCCCACATCTGTGAAAAGTACTGTTCCTGTGTCTCTAGGCAAGATGGATCCAGTTTCCTTGGAAAAGGTGGATCCCATGTCCTCAGGAAAGCCAGAGCCCTTGTCTTCTGGGCAGGCAGAACATGTGTCTATGGGAAAGACAGTAACTGTATCTTTAGGAAAAGAGGACCTGGTGTCTTCCAGAGGGGTGGATCCCACAACTGAGAGAAACACAAAATTACCATCTTCTGAAAAAGTGAATCCTGAATCTTCAGGCAAGACAGACCCTGCGTCCTCAGGTCCAGGGGACCCCAGGTCCTTGGAAACAGGAGTTTTTCCACCTGCAGTAAAAGCTGAGGCCGTGACTGAGGAAAAAGGAGATTCATGGTCCTTGGAGAAGGCAGGTCCTACAGTCTCAAGGAAAGCTGATCCTCTGGTTTTAGGCAATGTGGACCCTGTGAGCAGGGGAAAGACAGAAACTGCCCCCTCTAGAGAAGTGGACTCCATGTCTTTAGGAAAGTCCCCCATGACTTATAGCAAAACAGGTCTGGTGTCCCCTGGGAAGGCAGATCCCATGGACTGCGGTAAAGCAGAAGCCATCCCAGAGGAAAAGGTGGATCCTCCATCCCTGGAGAAGGGGAATCCTGTAAACTCCACAAAGAAGGAAACCAAGGCCTTGGGGAAAGTTGAGCCCATGTCTGGGGGCAAGGCAGAAGCAAAGCTCCCTGGACAAGAGTGTGCCACATCGTCAGGAAAAGCAGAAGGGTTGTTTTTGCAAAAGGAGCAGCCACAGACCTCTGAGAAAGTAGATCCGGGATCCTCAGGAAAAGCAGATCCCGTTGTGTCTGGGAACGTGGAGCCTGTGTCCCAGGACGACTCTGCATCTCCAAGAAAAGCAGAGTCCCCATCCTCTGGAAAGGGGTTTTCCATTCCGAAGAAGACCGAGTCCTCTTCCAGGCAATCAGATGGCAAACCCTGCAGTTCAGCCCCATCTCCCCGCGGTGGTCCTGGGAGCTTGGAGAGCGGTGTGGAGCCAGAGCCCGCCCCCAACGCTAAGACCTCCAGCCTCTGCCAGAAAGACCTGGTGGCCACTGAGGCCGAAAAAAGCCCCCATGCGGAGGCCGCAGCGCCCCAGCCGGGACCACGGACTCGCGACAACTTCACCAAAGCGCCGTCGTGGGACGCAAGCGCCCCGCCACCGCCGCCGCGCGAGGACGCAGGCACACAGGCAGGGGCGCAGGCCTGCGTCTCGGTGGCCGTGAGTCCCATGTCTCCGCAGGACGGCGCGGGCGGCCCGGCTTTCAGCTTCCAGGCAGCGCCTCGCGCGTCCAGCCCCACGCCCAGGCCTCCTTCGCGCCGAGACGCAGGCCTGCAGGTGTCGATGGGCGCCGCCGAGACGCGCTCCGTGGCCACTGGGCCCATGACGCCTCAGACCGCCGCGCCCCCTGCCGCGCCCCCTGCCTTCCCCGAAGTGCGGGTACGGCCCGGCTCGGCACTGGCGGCCGCCATGGCTCCCCAAGAGGCGGCGGAACCAGTGCGCGACGTGAGCTGGGACGAGAAGGGAATGACGTGGGAGGTGTACGGCGCCGCTATGGAGGTGGAGGTGCTGGGCATGGCCATCCAGAAGCATTTGGAGCGACAAATCGAGGAGCACGGCCGCCAAGGGGCGCCCGCGCCGCCGCCAGCCGCGCGCGCAGGCCCTGGCCGAGCAGGCTCGGTGCGCGCCGCAGCCGCTGATGGCGCCGCCAAACGCCCGCCTGGCCTCTTCCGCGCGCTGCTGCAGAGTGTGCGCCGGCCGCGGTGCTGCTCGCGGGCAGGACCCACGGCCGAGTGAGCTGCCCCTGTTTTGTACGCCCGGGTTTTCAACCTTCTCAGGCTACTTTCTTGACCCCAGACCCCTAGAAGGTGTCCCCTCGGCGTGCGACAGCCCTCTGAGGGGTGGGCAGCCTCTAGGGGCTTCTCATCCCCTTCTTCCCAGCCCCATTCTGTCCCAAACACACAAATGAAACCCCTTTACTTAGTTCCCTCGTGGCCTTGAGACCACAAACCCATCCCTGCCTCCCATCGTGCCCTCAGCTGCGTTCCCTCCCGGTCACACTGGGCTAGCAAGGGGACCTGCCCAGCACCCATACCTCCGGCCCCCTGAGAGCTAAGGCAAGCTCCTGAGATGGCCAGATTAGGTATGTTGAGGTCTCCAGTGGGACCAGATTCCCAGAACTGGGAAAGACTGCATGCAAATCTTTTAAGTGGCCCTCCGTGTGTGCAAGGATCGGTGTGTGAGACCCCCACCCCTAAGCGTGCTGGACTCTGAATGTGAGACCCTGGAGGTTTCTGAACGAGTGGGCATGTGCTGACCCCCAAGGCTGGGGCATCTCTTGCATGCTGTTGGTGGTCCCTCCCCATCTCCAGTCTCCCCCATTCCCCAACCTTTAGCTCCTTTCCCACCAGGTCACTGGTTCACAATTCCCAGAGAGGCCAAAGGCCAGGAAGGGCACTGGGGATTCAGATGAGAGGGAGAGTCGCAGAAAAGTGAGAGGGTCTCAAACTGGACAGAAGGTCACAGTCAGGCTCATGGAAGGTCTTGGGCCACAGCTGCCTAGGTGGTAGCTGTTCTTGGGTATTGGGGACAGGGTGAAGAGTTCATTCTATAACCACAGTTCACCTTTAAAGGCCACCCTCTTCAGTCCCTTGTCCCCCCTGTGCTGTGAGCCCCCACAAGTCCCTTGTGACCACTCAGTGCCCTCgtccccacccctccagcctcAGTTTTTGGCTACAAACTGTCACAGTATACGTTGGTAATAAAATCTCTCCCCAACCCTTGTCTGCTGTGATTGACTGAAATAAGAGGCAAAGCAACAACATATATTATTATGTCCAGGGTGGGGGAGGTGTTGTTAGGCTGTCAGGGGGAGGGGGGCCTCTTCCCAAGAGGGCCAGGGGAGTAGGGCCTCCATCACAGGTCTGTGGTGTCCAGGCTGGGGTTGGTGAAGGACATTCCCTGTTGCTCTCCACTTGTGTCCACCTGCCTTCCTGACAGCACCACACTTAGGGGCTCTGGATCCTTCTCCGGTGGATTGTTCTGAGGCTCCTtctgagggaagaggaagggaaggtgaGATGACAGAGTGATCACAGACCCTCGGGAGGAACATGGCCTTCATGCCCATGACCACATGGCTCCTCAGCTGAGGTTGCCCCCACAAGATGTAGTTAAGATATCTAATGTCATCTAATCTTtgtaaaatacctttttattggCATAACCTCTGTGTTTAGTAGAGATCCCTTTATTTCTGAAAGAgctaaaaaaagggggggatttCATTTGTTTGGGACAGAATGGGGCTGGAAACCCCCAACTCCTCTTGGGGCCTCAATCTCCTAGGTATGTTTCAGAGTTGGCCGCGACCAGGGGTGGTACATGCAGATGGGCTGGAGCAGGTGGTGGGCCAGGGTGAGTTCTTTTCTGCCCTTTGCCCTACCAACAGAGCAGCATTCTGGGGTTCTGCCCAGTCCTGAAAAATGTCCAGTCCTAAAAAATGTCCAATCCTGAAAAATGCATCCTGTGCCAAGGAGTCAATCCATCTCGGTTCCTGCCACCTGCACCCCACAACAGACACCATGTTAAGCAAAGTTCACCCACTACCCGAAATGCCCACAAAAACCCCTTGAGGGAGGGTTTATATCCCCCATATTATGATGTGGGAACTGAAGCTCAGCAGACCCTCCTGGGCAGGAAGTGACAGAGAAAGCTTTGGATCATTGGTCTTTGTAGATCTAAAGCATGTCCTTGGATGAATCAAGCATCTCCTGCCACCCTCAGGGACATATCACACCCAGGTCCCACCTGTAGTTCATCATGGCACACCCACTCCACTCCtgcccttcctctttcccctccccatGTGACACAGTGCACACTTGCACATCCAGCCAGTCACATGTGCCTCTTCACACATACACCCTACTGTGGGAGGACCAGGTCCCCAGGCTCAATCCTCTGCTGCCATCTCTACCCTACCCAGGACCCTCCAAGGGCTTTTCCCAAATTAGGAACTGCTCCAGTCTCTAGTGAACAGTGGAACACATGTGGGGCCCCAGAGGGGCTAAGCATTCTGCCAGTGTTCCACAGAACCTGAGCAGAGGAGCAGTGCCACCCAGGATAATGTCACCTAGCCCCTTAGATCAGAGACCTGAGTTCTAGTGTGCTCCTACCCTGCAAGCTGTCTGACCTTGAGAGAGTCAGCAGCCCCCTCTGAATGTCAGTTTCCTATTGGTAACCTGGAAAGACAGGATGGACGACCTCTCAGGTCACACACACTGTCTATCTGCACATTTTTGGAGTTCTTGGAAAAGTCATGCATCAGTCACAAGATTGATGGAAAAGACCCCCGCCTGAATCCCCACCCAGCCAAGGAAGTGAAGGAACAATGGCTCCTAAGAAGCCTCTGTGGCCTCCTGGGTCTGCCAGAGACCCCCAAGGCCATCCATTGCTGGGGCAGGGAATGAGGCCTTGGGCAGcttctcagaaacttagcaagctCCTGCCTTCCCTGTAGCTCTTTTGCTTCGAAGTCTCTGTGAACTTGTCCCCTCCCTGCTCTAGACTCTCCCATAGGCCCAGCCCCGCCTCCTGGTCCCCTGACTCCACTCTCCTCCAGGGGTCAGCCTTGGCCCCCTCTGGGGGAGAGATGGGTGCCTAACACCAATAGGCAAGATCATTCCCTTGTTTCTCGTCCCCTCCGACATGTTCACTGGAGTTTTTGCCTCAAACTGTCTTCAGAGATGAGCTATGCCCAGAGGTTGCCTGGATGGCCAACCAATGCCCCCACCTCAGGGACCTATCTGGTTGCCTCTATGCCAGATTCTCAGCACTGTGAGTGACATGCCTGGGTCCCTGTGCAGCATTCTGGCATTTTAAAGTCCAAAAGACACTTTGGTTAACCAAGTGTTTCCAAGCAAGGAGTCCTCAAGGGAACATGGGGACTGAGGAGTGAGGGCAGGCTGGCGTTCTTACAGACAGCAACCAGGCTGAGCTCAGGATCTCAGGGGCCTGGCCGTGGGCAGATGGTGAGTGGACACTTCTACCCACATCCACAACCTCACACCATTACAACTCAGATAGGAGAATTTCTATTCCAGGGGAAGAGACGGAGTAGTTCTTTTAGTTTCTGGATCCTCCTCCCCAGCCTACTCACCGGCTCCTGGGGTTCACAATCCTGCCTGTACATTAGAATCCCCTGGGGAAGCTTTGACACACACCCATGCCCAGGCTCCACCCTGGGCCACCAAAATCAGGATCTCTCCTTGAGACCTGGCACCCATAATTTTAAAGCTCCCCACAAACCCAGGCTGTAAACGCCTAACCAACTAATCCACTTAACAAGTGATGACGCTGCCGTGTATTGGGCCTCCCTCTCCTTGGTTAGACCATGTTTATTCATCTCCACATCCTTCCTCACCCCATCAGCTTTCATGTAAAGGCTAGAACAGGATGGAACTAGACTTCCGAGCACTTGTTTTAGGACCAGGTATTGTTTTTTTGGCTgctcttatttaatcctcacgaCAGTTGATGTTTTGCTCCccgtttacagatgaggaaagtgagaacCAGAGCCAGGAAGTCATCTATCCAGGGTCACATGACGACAGGGATTAGACAGGGATTGGACCTCATTCCAAAGCCATGGGGCTTCCCAAGGCCTGGTGCAGAGGAGTTAGACTGCCAAGGCCAGCAGCAGGTTCCACCCACCCCTTTCCTGAAACCACCCCTTCAAAGAAGACTCCCACATCAGAAGCCCCAGGGACCAGCTCATCCCAGATCTTGCCTTGATTTTCTGATTGTTCCCGTCCAGGTCCACAGAGTTGTCATCCAGGGAATTGAGGCTAGGGGAaatggggatggagctcaggatGTTGGCAAACCCAGTCCTTCCTATCTGTGGCCTCCACCACCACTATCTCCACTGccgtcaccaccaccaccatccccacctcTATTACCCCACCACCACTGTTATGGCGATCACCATCATCTCCACCACCAGTCACCGCCACCATCACAACagtcaccattaccaccatcaccggCCCCATCACCATGATCGGCACCATCACCAATAACCATTCTGGCCGTGAGAGGTGCTGCTCACCTGACATAGTCCAAGTCACTGGAGGAAGTGAGGTACTCGAGGCCCAGGTCTTTGGTGGGCAGGTTCAGCATGGGGTTGGCCCTGGAGAGAAGGTCAGGTCAAGTGGCCGTGGCCTTGGCCACCTCACGGGGTCTCTTGCTCACCCCTGTACCCTTGCTCACCGCTCAGTGTTGTACATGTTGGTCCCGGGGATGGCAGATGCTGAGGGCAGCACCCCTGCTGCTGTCTTCCGGGCCTCCTTGGCAGCCTTCATGGCCCGAAGCTTCCGGTGGTAGCTGGAGGGAACCAGGAGAGGAGTCAGGCTTTTCCACGCACCCACTGAGTGCCCCCGGAGGCCCTGAGATGTGGCCTCTCGATGATCCTGGCTGGAGAGAGCCTTGGCTCCATCTTACAGGGGGCAGAAAGAATAGCTAGAAGCTGAAGGGCACACGGCCTGCCCATGGCAGGGTCTGAATGCGGCCTCGGTTGTGTCTACTAGAAGGGGCAAGGAAGGCCGTGGCACTTATTAACCGCATCGGAGGTGCCGGGCATCTTGTGTGAGACACACTTCACAACCTTGGGTGCATCAAGAACTCTAGCATCATGCTCCTTCTGCAGAGGAGAAGCCTGAGGCTCGGGCAGAAGTGACTCACCCCAGATCTCCCCACAGGTCACTGGGGCTTGAACACATGCATACCTGACGCCCAGACCCAAGCTCTTTCTATTCCCACCCTTGACCATcttgggaggtggggcagggggagggttGGGGACGTGGAGGGGCATCGGAGCAGCACCTCTTCCGCATACACACAAGGGCCATGATCATGATCGCCAGGACCAACAGCAGAGCCACTCCCAGTCCTATGATGACACTGATGAGCACTTTGCCCTGGTCTTCCTCCTGGttctcctgggagccctggagaAGAAGAGGGATGACGGAGGCTGTGGGGTCCACCCCCTCCTGCTCCCTGTGCGCCCTCTGCCCTGCCCCACTCACCAGCACCACCAGCCCCAGCCGCAGCAGCTGTGTCAGTGCGTCCTGGTCCTTCCGGATCATCCTGGCCAGAGAGCCCTCTCAGACCCAAGAGCCACGCGCACCCCCCCGGGGCCCCCTGCTCGCCCTCTGCCCACCCCCAAGGACAGCCCCACTCACAGGCTCAGCTCACTCAGTGTGAGGGCGGACCCATTGGAGAAGACAAAGTAGGCATCAAGATAAGACTGGGCTCGAGCCCTGGAATGGGACCGAGGAGAAGAACTGGCAGTCCAGAAACTTCCGCAAGCCTCTCTGGCTATTTCTTTCCTCAGCCCAACCGTGATGGGCCCGCCAGCACTCACCGAGCAGTAGATTCCACGTCCTGAATGTTCACAACGTAGACCGTAGTCCTGGTCGCCTGGGCAAGAGCCCTACAAGGAAGGCAGGTGTCACAAGTGCCTAGGAGAGGGGCCTTAGCCAAGGCCTGTGGCTAGGGCTCTTCCAGCGGACTGAGGAATTGCGTGAATGAGAAGGAGGCACAGTGGCTTGTTGGTGAAGCAGATAGCACCTCTGTGCCAATCAGAAAGGGAAGCCCTTCCTCTAGCGCTTGGCGCGCAGGGTGCTCCCGTGCAGTGCGCAGCCTTCACAGCTGTCTCCACATGCAGCTTATTTAGGCCTCTTTCTGCTTTGGGTTGGGCATGCACTTCTGGGGGCATGCAGAAAGGTggtgcagggacagggacaggatcAAAGACAGGGACAAGTCAAATGTGGGTCAGGACAGAATTGAAAGACATTGCATCCAAGTCTTGCCAGGGACCAGCCTCTTAGGCCCTCTTCTTAGCCGTAGCCCCTCCTGTGCTCCCAAAACCTACGCTTTAATCTCCTCCACGTTGGCGCCCACCTCCTCCTTTGGTGTGGAGAACTGCAGCCTCACACGGTAACTCTGGTCCACAGTGAAGAGCTAGGGGACAAGGGTCGGGGAGGGTGAGGAGGCACTCAGAGGACTGGCAGAAGGCACTGGGCTGAGGTGGGGGCGGGCACTCACATTCAGGGTGACTTGGGCTTCCTGTGCAGGACCCACAGAAGGTTTATCCTGGGCCTGGACCATCACTTGGTAAGTGCCTTGGAGAGTGGAATCAAggttggtcaccagcctgtggaaGGTGGGAGGACACAGCTCAGTCTTGGAACCCAAGCTGGGGCCCTCTGTACACCTCCCAGCATGGGGACTCGCTCACCGGAAGCCTCCCTcgctccccccacccctgtcccTCCAGGGGCTGCCTGCAGTTACTCAATGCTGCCAGTAAACACAGTGGCCTCCACAGAGGTGACAATCCGGAAGAAGCCCTGGAAAGGGATGGTGGCCCCATCCTTAGAGATGAAATTCACTTGGAGGATGGAGAACTCAATGGCTCCATTGTTTCCTGAGTCATTGTCTCTGGCCTAGGAACAAAAGTGGGTGACATCTGAGGGCCAGCTCAGGCACCCCTCCATCCCCAGCAGGTCTCAGAAGCCCAGGAGGTCGGTCTAGGGAAGCTCCATCAGCCTTTCGGAGGCTACTCCAAACTAGCAAACACTTTTCTGAAGAGAGTGAGCTTGCTCTGCAAATCCAAGTTGGAATAAGTTTCCGCTCCTGCACCCTAATTTAACATATCACTCCTCAGAGCCCCTCCCATGTCGAAGTTCTGCctttcagccaggcacagtggtgcacacttgtaatcctagcaacgtgggaggctgaggcaggaggattgcagattcaaagccagcctcagcacctgggCAAGGCCGTGTCTCTAAATACGAAATAACAAGGGCTGGAGGGTGTCTCGGGGGTTAAGTGCCCcggtgcaaaagaaaaaaaagaagttctgcCTTTCTCCCCCAgcaacttacacacacacacacacacacacacacacacacacaacacacacacatattcgtGGGCACAGAAATATTCAGCTTCCCTAAGCATTGACCGTacccttccttctctttgttctctCATTTCAGTCTTACTACTACAAATACAGATTTCCTTGGTGAACCATGAGTGCTCGAGGAGTGGGGCACAGACGTTTTTATTCATTCTAGTGccttttggagaaaaatataacTGACACACGAGGGCTGTGTGTTCACTGGCTTTTCTGTTCAGGATGAACAGCTGGTGGTCAAGTTTCAAAcaggagttgattttttttttttttaatagaattgtaAGCCAAGACTGTAAGCCACAATTGCAGAAGCTgtgccacaattttattttttatttttttttttaagagagtgagagagagggagagaaagagagaattttaatatttattttttagttctcggcggacacaacatctttgttggtatgtggtgctgaggatcgaacccgggccgcacgcatgccaggcgatcgcgctaccacttgagccacatccccagcccacaggagttgatttaagaaaaaaaaaaaaaacccagttcaAAGCCTGACTCTTCTCACAGCATCGGGTTTTAAGAGGCTGAAGGCTGGGAAACTGTTTTAAGGCTTTAAAGAACCGAGAGAGGAAAACTCTGGTCCCCATTTTATAAAAACTGAGGCTCCAATAGAGAGACTGTCCTAAGGGCCCCTTGGTTCCAAGAGGGGAAGGCCAGGCCTGGCCACCCCCTATACCATGTCCCTTCCACAGCACAGGGGGTGGCACCCAGATTCCACCTGCCAGGAACCACCAGCAATCTTTCCaaggagggaaactgaggcccagaggcgCATGGCAACTGTCCATGCCCAGGCCCCGTGGGTCTCACTCCCCCATGGGCCTCACTCCCCCATGGGCCTCAGTCCCCGTGGCCTAGCCACCTCTGATAAACACACCCACAGCCAACACAGaacaaattaaaagcatttttatcattttgctcTGGACATAATTTCTCTAGAAGGAACTCGTTTAATTTATAATTGgctatgatttttctttcctactcAAGAATTCTGGTACagtcagaaataaaaagaaaagtctagCCTGAAACGTGATATTGATAGTCATGAAATTTTTATGAGTACTAAATTGAACAATTAGCGAAATTTGATCCTATCAATGAGGCAGGTGTTGGTTTCCATTCTGGGATTGGCTTTTTCATCTGTTCAAACCCAGACATTTCCTTTCCAGTGTTCAAACGTTTTGGGGGCAGCTGACAAGCCTGAAGGGCTGCGTCCCATGTCCCCTGGGGCCAAGGACTTACCCGGACAGAAGCCACCTGCTGGTTGGGTATCACAAGTTCTGGGATGATCACTGCGATGTGAACAGAAGGGGGTCAGTGGGCTGAGACGGGGCCCCTCTGGCCCGATGCTTTGCCCCATCTCCCTCAGCACCTCTGCCCGCGGGAGGCCCCACTGCGGCTACAGCGGGGCCAGGGATGGGCAGCTCCTCCACCTCCCGCtgtacagatggggaaaccgaggcccaaAGAGGGAGGGCATCGGGTGTCCCCTCAGGGACCACTGTGGGGTGAGTAGGGTTAgagttctttttccctttctaagGTCCCTTTGAGGCCTAAGGAGGGCCTATGGGGACTGCCTGAAGGTCATTTGAGGTGGCACAGGGGGCGGGAGGGGGTGTTGGTGAAGAGCAGGGGGCTGCTTACCAAAAGTTTGATTATCAGGTAGGAAATAGGGTGCATTGTCATTCATGTCCTCGATGGTAATAAGGAGGCTTCCTGGGGAGACAAGGTCACCCGGCTGCAGGCTCTGGGCAAAGACCTGCCCCAAAGGTCCCGGGCCTCAGTAAATTCCCTTCAGCCTCCCTCCCACGCATCACCCCCATTCAGTCCCTTCCCCTGCTCCTGAGCTGGGATGCCCATGCAGCCTTCTCTGGCCTGAGTGACGGGGAGTGTCATTCCTGGACCTCAGAGAGGAAAAGCAGCTCATCCAAAAAATAGAGAGTTAGATATATGtagctataaatatatatgagctGGGGCTGGAGCATGGTGGTAGGCACTTGTGCAGCagaagtgaggccctgggttccatcatagagagagagagagagagagagatgcactggggatggaacccagagcctcacttcTGCTGGGCAAGtgagattatatatacatatatatgtatgtatctctctatatagatatagatatggatATCTATATAGATATCCATAGGTAGATATAGATATCCTTATCTATATAgagagatacatacatacatgtagaTAAAATCTACACTATTTAGAAAGTAGTAGTATA is a window encoding:
- the Gprin1 gene encoding G protein-regulated inducer of neurite outgrowth 1; protein product: MGSAEDPAWFQLLPTDSSPHSPFCCPQDGSLGAGGPAMRDCCLSQQKASPSCLRHTPDHTPGMDSRHSSPSGAGEGASCSEDPTGNLACPSATCLPSQEEATKETLGIHGALISGTPETTLSRKPEIVPSLKTDPTSSENRNPVFLEKRDLDFNSSKQADLGSIGKKDAGSTRKAEPVLTGKAESAASVKGDPVPPGRMDYTTPRKEDLESLGKVDPVCSSKVDTVSPKEDPGSLRKVDPVSSGKVDPMFPKKEEPECHRKEHLVSSEKVGSASTEKIDPGPSGKVNPVSLRSTDPTPTEKPDPGLLGKLTPGVSGKTEPVFSGIGTPGSLGRVDPTCSGMADPASVENAEMVSLAKEDPQFLAKTDPASSGEGHPVSVRMTKTVSAGPVDPMFSGKIDPTSVKSTVPVSLGKMDPVSLEKVDPMSSGKPEPLSSGQAEHVSMGKTVTVSLGKEDLVSSRGVDPTTERNTKLPSSEKVNPESSGKTDPASSGPGDPRSLETGVFPPAVKAEAVTEEKGDSWSLEKAGPTVSRKADPLVLGNVDPVSRGKTETAPSREVDSMSLGKSPMTYSKTGLVSPGKADPMDCGKAEAIPEEKVDPPSLEKGNPVNSTKKETKALGKVEPMSGGKAEAKLPGQECATSSGKAEGLFLQKEQPQTSEKVDPGSSGKADPVVSGNVEPVSQDDSASPRKAESPSSGKGFSIPKKTESSSRQSDGKPCSSAPSPRGGPGSLESGVEPEPAPNAKTSSLCQKDLVATEAEKSPHAEAAAPQPGPRTRDNFTKAPSWDASAPPPPPREDAGTQAGAQACVSVAVSPMSPQDGAGGPAFSFQAAPRASSPTPRPPSRRDAGLQVSMGAAETRSVATGPMTPQTAAPPAAPPAFPEVRVRPGSALAAAMAPQEAAEPVRDVSWDEKGMTWEVYGAAMEVEVLGMAIQKHLERQIEEHGRQGAPAPPPAARAGPGRAGSVRAAAADGAAKRPPGLFRALLQSVRRPRCCSRAGPTAE